The following nucleotide sequence is from Geothermobacter ehrlichii.
TTCCTGTTCAAGGACATGGCCGCCGTCGAGCGTTTCCAGAAGAGCGCCAAAGGCCAGGAACTGCTGATGGCCATGAAGAACAAGGGGCTGATCGGTCTCGGCTACCTGCACAACGGCATGAAGCAGCTGTCGGCCAACTCGCCGCTGCGCGTTCCGGCTGACGCCAAGGGCAAAAAATTCCGTATCCAGAGCTCCGACGTGCTCGCCGCCCAGTTCAAGGCTGTCGGCGCCATTCCGCTGAAGAAACCCTTCTCCGAGGTCTTCACTCTGCTGCAGACCAAGGCCATCGACGGCCAGGAAAACACCTGGTCCAACATCTATTCGAAGAAATTCTACGAAGTGCAGCCCTATATCACCGAGTCGAACCACGGCCTTATCGACTATCTGGTCGTCACCTCGGTCGAGTTCTGGATGGGCCTGCCTGACGAGATCCGCACCGA
It contains:
- a CDS encoding DctP family TRAP transporter solute-binding subunit, which gives rise to FLFKDMAAVERFQKSAKGQELLMAMKNKGLIGLGYLHNGMKQLSANSPLRVPADAKGKKFRIQSSDVLAAQFKAVGAIPLKKPFSEVFTLLQTKAIDGQENTWSNIYSKKFYEVQPYITESNHGLIDYLVVTSVEFWMGLPDEIRTELKKALDEAIAFGNEVSFKKAIEDRQKIIDSGRSEIITLTDAERQQWVDAMKPVWKQFKDEIGKDYIEAAVSSN